A genomic region of Azoarcus sp. KH32C contains the following coding sequences:
- a CDS encoding GNAT family N-acetyltransferase — MARRPAGLRFREIDASRAGLAALTRFYRDNYVREFPDPDERESLANMRRYLRLKDEGWYGQNNYHIVIAEVEGAAVGGIVFDYLAAPNAGVVEFVFVDAAQRRAGIGRALLDEALRILRTDARERCGKRLAAVVAEMNDPFVRPPTPDNLDPFRRAELWGRWGFGVLRFPYVQPALSAGQAPVGCLLLIARLFRPVPKTGVSAAWVELVVAEYLRWAMRIDQPERDTSFRDMAAFLTRQRRIAWQPLQHYVGHDAVRDFVIEEIGERGQAFDEALALLRDVFPFPERIVPPEQFEHALANARAGGPRYHLWALRAADGGKIAGMASFFTLPSAGFGGYIALGESMRGCGLLHLVMSRIEKRMMRDGTRAEGWFIECGDDSAPVFLRAGFREVPLKYRSPVCGAGPSHQPGERLHLLYKRFGMTTERVCITRPQLLAALSEILRDVYGIPEPHVHPCYRIAEKSLPRRSSAVVSLRAASDLEPISS, encoded by the coding sequence GTGGCGCGCCGTCCCGCCGGCCTGCGCTTTCGCGAAATCGACGCCTCGCGCGCCGGCCTTGCTGCACTCACGCGCTTCTACCGCGACAACTACGTGCGCGAATTCCCGGATCCCGACGAGCGCGAATCCCTCGCCAACATGCGCCGCTACCTGCGCCTGAAGGACGAGGGCTGGTACGGCCAGAACAACTATCACATCGTGATCGCCGAAGTGGAGGGAGCGGCGGTCGGCGGCATCGTTTTCGACTATCTCGCGGCCCCTAATGCCGGCGTCGTCGAATTCGTGTTCGTCGACGCTGCGCAGCGACGCGCCGGAATCGGCCGCGCGCTGCTCGACGAAGCGCTGCGGATATTGCGCACCGACGCCCGGGAGCGCTGCGGAAAGCGGCTCGCGGCGGTCGTTGCCGAAATGAACGATCCCTTCGTGCGCCCGCCGACGCCGGACAACCTCGATCCCTTTCGGCGTGCGGAGCTGTGGGGACGATGGGGCTTCGGCGTGCTCCGCTTCCCCTATGTCCAGCCCGCCCTGTCGGCCGGGCAGGCGCCGGTCGGCTGCCTGTTGCTGATCGCGCGCCTCTTTCGTCCCGTCCCGAAGACCGGCGTATCCGCCGCGTGGGTGGAGCTCGTCGTCGCCGAATACCTCCGCTGGGCCATGCGCATCGACCAACCGGAGCGGGACACAAGCTTTCGCGACATGGCCGCCTTTCTGACGCGGCAGCGTCGTATCGCCTGGCAGCCGTTGCAGCATTACGTCGGTCATGATGCCGTGCGCGATTTCGTCATCGAGGAGATCGGCGAGCGCGGCCAGGCATTCGACGAAGCCCTGGCATTGCTCCGCGACGTCTTCCCATTCCCCGAACGCATCGTGCCGCCTGAGCAATTCGAGCATGCCCTCGCCAATGCGCGAGCGGGCGGGCCGCGCTATCACTTGTGGGCCTTGCGTGCTGCGGACGGGGGCAAGATCGCGGGGATGGCGAGCTTCTTCACGCTGCCCTCTGCCGGCTTCGGTGGCTACATCGCACTCGGGGAGTCGATGCGAGGATGCGGCCTGCTTCACCTTGTCATGTCGCGCATCGAAAAACGGATGATGCGCGACGGGACGCGCGCCGAGGGATGGTTCATTGAATGTGGCGACGATTCGGCCCCGGTCTTCCTTCGAGCCGGCTTCAGGGAGGTACCCCTGAAATATCGCTCGCCGGTGTGTGGCGCTGGCCCCTCGCATCAGCCCGGCGAACGTCTTCATCTACTTTATAAGCGTTTTGGCATGACGACTGAGCGGGTGTGCATCACGAGACCTCAGCTGCTTGCGGCATTGTCCGAGATTCTGCGCGATGTCTACGGCATTCCCGAGCCGCACGTGCATCCTTGCTATCGGATCGCGGAGAAAAGCTTGCCGCGACGCTCATCTGCGGTGGTGTCATTGCGCGCTGCCTCGGATCTGGAACCGATTTCCAGCTGA
- a CDS encoding toll/interleukin-1 receptor domain-containing protein translates to MSQSTHVFISYSHEDEAWCEALAKHLGSLQDPFGVSVWVDRHRIRAGKAWLKEIEDALAAADLAILLISKDFLDSDFIRNTELPKLLARRQHGLPVIPILVMPCGWKTIGWLQSHEVRPRGDRALAEFGGVNSVAVNRQFGDLMDEIAVILKEAASSAAVVETVTANGAAKTASKDPHVETAAALLSDVLLQQVREGERAAFAAQIVERLGSFCGLSGEALFNAVCLFVEYQLLRSDEPTSPQALQATLDGLDDSETARRLAAELKRGAKTGDFASSLIDVNSLFFMLAREREALWECYFGNRERLGHEPLATLARIRVKLGFVAPQFLVAGLLSHFDDDWRPVLNAYQHSIPNPKIRSGTFESLQASQWNCWLVWGPSIPICRCAQWEGKFAYQYGYGDENNSLPLVELESDTGGCPLTLDPLVAGLGLQGRSAKLMQITGRLRWGPQFLGQEGADDDGEVPDESGELDIVEELDRDDVEDDRQSRKYPMAPAQASLWCGDGPGHAHHSDGLVLQLEQVDREVDEPRVYFSAYLWMMFLVTVSIPDPADPSVGPQLLRHKHYPPWPEKPAQRVRVRDARLWEELLPVFVHANIADPAALHFQRRTLVENALQLLRQLWERRDECFDPEDVAKGIRFHLVCSSDYSGCDCEVRYPSGEPLPGLLKARLAAETDRDFAAAIAVPDKAENPASRPWGLAGYYSSCHLPELVADYFNYIDEVQQQKTRR, encoded by the coding sequence ATGAGCCAAAGCACGCATGTCTTCATCAGCTACAGCCACGAGGACGAAGCCTGGTGCGAAGCCCTCGCCAAGCACCTGGGCAGCCTGCAGGACCCGTTCGGGGTCTCCGTCTGGGTCGATCGCCACCGGATTCGCGCAGGCAAGGCGTGGCTAAAGGAGATCGAAGACGCGCTCGCCGCGGCAGACCTCGCGATCCTGCTGATCAGCAAGGATTTCCTCGACTCCGACTTCATCCGCAATACCGAACTGCCGAAACTGCTCGCGCGGCGCCAGCACGGATTGCCCGTCATCCCCATTCTCGTCATGCCTTGCGGCTGGAAGACGATCGGCTGGCTGCAGTCACACGAGGTCCGGCCGCGTGGCGATCGCGCGCTGGCGGAATTCGGCGGAGTGAATTCGGTTGCGGTCAATCGACAGTTCGGCGACCTGATGGACGAGATCGCCGTCATCCTGAAGGAGGCTGCGAGCTCCGCGGCCGTCGTCGAGACGGTGACGGCGAACGGCGCCGCAAAGACCGCCTCGAAGGACCCGCACGTGGAGACCGCCGCGGCGCTCCTGTCCGACGTCCTGCTGCAGCAAGTGAGGGAGGGCGAGCGCGCGGCATTCGCTGCACAGATCGTCGAGCGGCTCGGGAGTTTTTGCGGGCTGTCGGGCGAGGCCCTGTTCAACGCCGTGTGCCTCTTCGTCGAGTACCAGCTCTTGCGCTCCGATGAGCCGACCTCGCCGCAAGCGCTGCAAGCGACGCTGGACGGCCTCGACGACAGCGAAACGGCCCGCCGGCTCGCCGCCGAGCTCAAGCGCGGCGCGAAGACCGGCGACTTCGCCTCTAGCCTCATCGACGTCAATTCCCTGTTCTTCATGCTCGCGCGCGAACGCGAGGCGCTGTGGGAGTGCTATTTCGGGAACCGCGAACGCCTTGGACACGAGCCGCTCGCGACGCTCGCCCGAATTCGTGTGAAGCTCGGCTTCGTCGCCCCGCAGTTCCTCGTCGCAGGGCTGCTGTCGCACTTCGACGACGACTGGCGGCCGGTGCTCAACGCCTACCAGCACTCGATCCCCAATCCGAAAATCCGCTCCGGCACCTTCGAAAGCCTGCAGGCCTCGCAATGGAACTGCTGGCTGGTCTGGGGCCCCAGCATCCCGATCTGCCGTTGCGCGCAGTGGGAAGGCAAGTTCGCCTACCAGTACGGCTACGGCGACGAGAACAACTCCCTGCCGCTCGTCGAACTCGAATCCGATACGGGCGGCTGCCCGCTAACCCTCGACCCCCTCGTCGCCGGGCTCGGCCTGCAGGGGCGCAGCGCCAAGCTCATGCAGATCACCGGGCGACTGCGCTGGGGCCCGCAATTCCTCGGCCAGGAGGGCGCCGACGACGACGGCGAAGTGCCGGACGAAAGCGGGGAGCTCGACATCGTCGAGGAACTCGACCGCGACGACGTCGAGGACGACCGGCAGTCGCGCAAGTATCCGATGGCCCCGGCGCAGGCGAGCCTGTGGTGCGGGGACGGCCCGGGGCACGCCCATCATTCCGACGGTCTCGTGTTGCAGCTCGAACAGGTCGACCGGGAGGTCGACGAGCCGCGCGTCTATTTTTCGGCCTACCTGTGGATGATGTTCCTCGTGACGGTGTCGATACCCGATCCCGCCGACCCCTCCGTCGGCCCGCAGCTGCTGCGCCACAAGCACTATCCGCCCTGGCCCGAAAAGCCCGCGCAACGCGTCCGCGTGCGCGATGCACGTCTGTGGGAAGAGCTGCTGCCGGTGTTCGTCCACGCCAATATCGCCGACCCTGCAGCGCTCCATTTCCAGCGTCGCACACTGGTCGAGAATGCTTTGCAGCTGCTGCGACAGCTCTGGGAACGACGCGACGAATGCTTCGACCCGGAGGACGTCGCAAAGGGCATCCGCTTCCATCTCGTCTGCAGCTCGGACTACTCGGGCTGCGACTGCGAAGTGCGCTACCCCTCGGGCGAACCGCTGCCCGGCCTGCTGAAGGCGCGTCTTGCGGCCGAGACGGACCGGGATTTTGCCGCAGCCATCGCCGTCCCGGACAAGGCAGAAAACCCCGCCAGCCGTCCCTGGGGCCTGGCCGGCTACTACTCGTCCTGCCATCTGCCCGAGCTGGTCGCCGACTATTTCAACTACATCGACGAAGTCCAGCAGCAGAAAACGAGGCGCTGA
- a CDS encoding peptidase domain-containing ABC transporter, whose protein sequence is MDAAQNLESLADFLSSVELFAPFKREELEELAEHCESRFFAFGETVCKAGDPAEGVFVIRSGSVRVFAEEHGKETSLGVRKAGEVVAEMAMLRDYRHEFSARASGKVEVLLVPRKAIEPIIARNQAAQSFVTSFVAIGAAGGVVARLFDLRGKVDKAELEELVRSVGVKRIAAGREILKQDGREDRRLYVVRHGEVRLVRNEQGNDYTLATLGQGEIFGEKACLMRQEQMASAIATVETTLLVVPEKSIQQILERNPKLREFFEERIRNLERELERQKKLGERRNLRVMLDLESKPELGERVIKRFPLVEQAEEMDCGAACLAMICRHYDIPMTLGKLRELANVTTQGATLDSLARAGESLGFTTRGVQCTFDALLGFELPFIAHWEGYHYIVVYGVSKKQVWVADPALGFRQIAVEDFERGWSGTCLVFTPSQNLAQLAASRSPWIRFVGYLRPYKKILAHLVMATFVIQVLGIAPPMIIQNILDGVIVHENVSLLHLLITGLIITNISTQLVSTIRAFLANFMVRNMDFMMMSQFFKHTLSLPFSFFAKRKTGDIFARFQENQTIRAFLTESTVTTVLNLMMVFIYFSILFLYNVRMTLLLIAFVIPIMALTVIVTPKIKNYAREVFSTATDAKSFLMEALGGVETIKGMGIERPVRLKWEKKYVKALQVQYRAQMFNVLVGLISQLLNAATTIAILWVGASQVLAHELTVGQLMAFNALMGSVLAPLMGLVALWGQVNDAGVAMERLGDVLDIEPEQRPEDVASRVVLPELQGRISLEGVYFRYEGGETPYVLENISFSIEPGELVAIVGRSGSGKTTLAKLLVGFYPPSEGRLVVDGYDMNVIDKEYYRAQVGYVMQSNLLFSGTIAENIASGDEAPNRRRIEEVAKMADAHAFIRKLPLGYEQIVGERGMGLSGGQIQRLCIARALYHDPRLLVFDEATSALDTQSESNIMGNMSEILKGRTAVVIAHRLSTIMRADKILVLYEGAIVEQGKHDELVERRGMYYQLVQKQLAAA, encoded by the coding sequence ATGGACGCCGCGCAGAACCTGGAATCCCTTGCCGATTTCCTGTCTTCGGTCGAGCTGTTTGCGCCCTTCAAGCGTGAGGAGCTCGAAGAGCTCGCCGAGCACTGCGAATCGCGCTTCTTCGCGTTCGGCGAAACGGTATGCAAGGCGGGCGATCCGGCCGAGGGCGTGTTCGTGATCCGCTCCGGCTCGGTGCGTGTCTTCGCCGAGGAACACGGCAAGGAAACGAGTCTCGGTGTGCGCAAGGCAGGCGAAGTGGTCGCCGAGATGGCGATGCTGCGCGACTACCGCCACGAGTTTTCCGCACGCGCCTCGGGCAAGGTTGAGGTGCTGCTCGTGCCGCGCAAGGCGATCGAGCCGATCATCGCGCGCAACCAGGCTGCACAGTCTTTCGTGACGAGCTTCGTCGCGATCGGTGCGGCCGGCGGTGTCGTCGCGCGGCTCTTCGATCTGCGCGGCAAGGTCGACAAGGCGGAGCTGGAAGAGCTCGTGCGGAGCGTCGGCGTCAAGCGCATTGCGGCGGGACGCGAGATACTGAAACAGGACGGGCGCGAGGATCGGCGGCTCTATGTCGTGCGCCACGGCGAAGTGCGGCTCGTCCGCAACGAGCAGGGCAACGACTACACGCTCGCGACGCTGGGGCAGGGCGAGATCTTCGGCGAAAAGGCTTGCCTGATGCGGCAGGAACAGATGGCGTCCGCGATCGCGACGGTCGAGACCACGCTGCTGGTCGTCCCCGAGAAGTCGATCCAGCAGATCCTCGAACGCAATCCCAAGCTGCGCGAATTCTTCGAGGAGCGCATCCGCAATCTCGAACGCGAACTGGAGCGCCAGAAGAAGCTCGGCGAGCGTCGCAACCTGCGCGTGATGCTCGACCTGGAGTCCAAGCCGGAACTCGGCGAGCGCGTGATCAAGCGCTTCCCGCTTGTCGAGCAGGCCGAGGAGATGGACTGCGGCGCGGCCTGTCTGGCGATGATCTGCCGTCATTACGACATCCCGATGACGCTCGGCAAGCTGCGCGAGCTCGCCAACGTCACGACGCAGGGGGCGACGCTCGACAGTCTCGCGCGCGCCGGAGAATCGCTCGGTTTCACGACGCGCGGCGTGCAATGCACCTTCGACGCGCTGCTCGGCTTCGAGCTGCCCTTCATCGCGCACTGGGAGGGCTACCACTACATCGTCGTCTATGGCGTGTCGAAGAAGCAGGTGTGGGTCGCGGACCCGGCCCTGGGCTTCCGGCAGATCGCCGTCGAGGACTTCGAGCGCGGTTGGAGCGGCACCTGCCTCGTGTTCACGCCGAGCCAGAACCTCGCGCAGCTCGCCGCCTCGCGCTCGCCCTGGATCCGCTTCGTCGGCTACCTGCGCCCATACAAGAAGATCCTCGCCCACCTCGTGATGGCGACCTTCGTGATCCAGGTGCTCGGTATCGCGCCGCCGATGATCATCCAGAACATTCTCGACGGGGTGATCGTCCACGAGAACGTGAGCCTGCTGCACCTGCTGATCACCGGCTTGATCATCACCAACATCTCGACCCAGCTCGTGTCGACGATCCGCGCCTTCCTCGCGAACTTCATGGTCCGCAACATGGACTTCATGATGATGTCGCAGTTCTTCAAGCACACGCTGTCGCTGCCGTTCTCCTTTTTCGCCAAGCGCAAGACCGGCGACATCTTCGCGCGCTTCCAGGAAAACCAGACCATCCGCGCCTTCCTCACCGAGTCGACGGTGACGACGGTGCTGAACCTGATGATGGTCTTCATCTACTTCAGCATCCTCTTCCTCTACAACGTGAGGATGACGCTGCTGCTGATCGCCTTCGTCATCCCGATCATGGCGCTGACGGTCATCGTGACGCCGAAGATCAAGAACTACGCGCGCGAGGTGTTCAGCACCGCGACGGACGCGAAGTCCTTCCTGATGGAGGCGCTGGGCGGCGTCGAGACGATCAAGGGCATGGGCATCGAGCGGCCGGTGCGCCTGAAGTGGGAGAAGAAATACGTCAAGGCGCTGCAGGTGCAATACCGCGCGCAGATGTTCAACGTGCTGGTCGGCCTGATCAGCCAGTTGCTCAACGCGGCGACGACGATCGCGATCCTGTGGGTCGGGGCGAGCCAAGTGCTGGCACACGAACTGACGGTCGGCCAGCTGATGGCGTTCAACGCCCTGATGGGCAGCGTGCTCGCGCCGCTGATGGGGCTCGTCGCGTTGTGGGGCCAGGTCAATGACGCGGGCGTCGCGATGGAACGGCTCGGCGACGTGCTCGACATCGAACCCGAACAGCGCCCCGAGGACGTCGCCTCGCGTGTTGTGTTGCCGGAGCTGCAGGGCCGGATCAGCCTCGAAGGCGTCTATTTCCGCTACGAAGGGGGCGAGACGCCCTACGTGCTGGAGAACATCAGCTTCAGTATCGAGCCCGGCGAACTCGTCGCGATCGTCGGCCGCAGCGGCTCGGGAAAGACGACGCTCGCGAAGCTGCTCGTCGGCTTCTACCCGCCGAGCGAGGGCCGGCTCGTTGTCGATGGCTACGACATGAACGTGATCGACAAGGAGTATTACCGCGCCCAGGTCGGCTACGTGATGCAGAGCAACCTGCTGTTCTCGGGCACGATCGCCGAGAACATCGCGAGCGGCGACGAGGCGCCGAACCGCCGCCGGATCGAGGAAGTCGCCAAGATGGCCGACGCGCACGCCTTCATCCGCAAGCTGCCGCTGGGCTACGAGCAGATCGTCGGCGAGCGCGGCATGGGGCTGTCGGGCGGGCAGATCCAGCGCCTGTGCATCGCCCGCGCGCTGTACCACGACCCGCGGCTGCTCGTGTTCGACGAGGCCACCTCGGCGCTCGACACGCAGTCCGAGAGCAACATCATGGGGAACATGAGCGAGATCCTCAAAGGCCGCACGGCGGTCGTCATCGCCCACCGGCTGTCGACGATCATGCGGGCCGACAAGATCCTCGTGCTGTACGAAGGCGCGATCGTCGAACAGGGCAAGCACGACGAGCTCGTCGAGCGCCGCGGCATGTATTACCAACTGGTGCAGAAGCAGCTGGCGGCGGCATGA
- a CDS encoding peptidylprolyl isomerase, with the protein MTAIVRIDDESIGTEEFIRILKLTGRFEGLVDEIVRDRLAVHAAKKQGVELAAEEIQERADQFRRVLGLHRAADMNRYLDALGVTLDEFETFIVDGLYQEKMMQRVCSDRAVEEYFQLNSPRFDSIEVSHIVLENEGQAKEMMSLLEDDPDSFGELAREHSIADTREQGGYIGTVLRGSLKTEIEAKVFNAATGDLLGPFAAPDKSFYEIFLVNAKNPARLDEDTAAEIRRLLREAWIAARAQEHIVEVR; encoded by the coding sequence ATGACCGCGATCGTGCGAATCGACGATGAAAGCATCGGCACCGAGGAGTTCATCCGCATCCTGAAGCTCACGGGACGCTTCGAAGGTCTCGTCGACGAGATCGTCCGGGACAGGCTCGCCGTGCATGCCGCGAAGAAGCAGGGCGTCGAGCTCGCGGCCGAAGAGATCCAGGAGCGCGCCGACCAGTTCCGCCGCGTGCTGGGCCTGCACCGCGCGGCCGACATGAATCGCTATCTCGATGCGCTAGGGGTGACGCTCGACGAGTTCGAGACCTTCATCGTCGACGGGTTGTACCAGGAAAAGATGATGCAGCGCGTCTGCAGCGACCGCGCGGTGGAGGAGTACTTCCAGCTCAATTCGCCGCGATTCGACAGCATCGAGGTGAGCCATATCGTGCTCGAGAACGAGGGGCAGGCAAAGGAGATGATGTCGCTGCTGGAGGATGACCCCGACAGCTTCGGCGAGCTCGCGCGCGAGCACTCGATCGCGGATACGCGGGAGCAGGGCGGCTACATCGGCACGGTGCTGCGCGGCTCGCTCAAGACCGAGATCGAGGCCAAGGTCTTCAACGCCGCGACCGGCGACCTGCTCGGGCCTTTCGCGGCGCCGGACAAGTCCTTCTACGAGATCTTCCTCGTCAACGCAAAGAATCCCGCCCGGCTCGACGAGGACACTGCGGCCGAGATCCGGCGCCTGCTACGCGAGGCCTGGATTGCCGCGCGGGCGCAGGAACACATTGTCGAAGTGCGCTGA
- a CDS encoding sigma-54-dependent Fis family transcriptional regulator produces MKILPPSARGSSAISYAGLLEKIEILRSTLRWATNLGRPEIEKLLRQANALRDEAMQLSHKERFVKAAATEAAPVDLAPGARRRALLDRSFVFEGAFGDNPQLLEALEIAEKAAPTDLPVLIDGESGTGKELMAKVIHANGSRPDKPYISVNCGAIPDNLLESELFGHRKGAFTGAVSDRKGKFESAHTGTIFLDEIGELPLPGQVKLLRVLESHEIQRVGSDQPIAVDTRIVAATNRNLRRLSEQGIFREDLFYRLSVIHLTLPPLRERRDEIPLLFAFFGDEAAESLKRRPIKMAPRLRDFLLRYAYPGNIRELRNLIYRLSCLAGETADLEHLPPDIRPVSAAPAPVSEPGIVPIASSLSDAKRVASDEAEKQFLERGLQEVGGTVAELARRCDMNRSHLQTLLKKHGIRSKDFRKGNASPGDPQG; encoded by the coding sequence ATGAAGATCCTCCCCCCGAGCGCGCGCGGCAGTTCGGCGATCTCCTACGCGGGATTGCTCGAGAAGATCGAGATCCTGCGCTCGACGCTGCGCTGGGCGACCAACCTCGGACGCCCGGAGATCGAAAAGCTCCTGCGCCAGGCGAACGCGTTGCGCGACGAGGCGATGCAGCTCTCGCACAAGGAGCGCTTCGTGAAGGCGGCGGCTACGGAAGCCGCGCCCGTCGATCTGGCGCCGGGCGCACGGCGGCGTGCGCTGCTCGACCGCAGCTTCGTGTTCGAAGGCGCCTTCGGCGACAATCCGCAACTGCTCGAAGCGCTGGAGATCGCCGAAAAGGCCGCGCCGACCGACCTGCCGGTGCTGATCGACGGCGAAAGCGGCACCGGCAAGGAGCTGATGGCGAAGGTCATCCACGCCAACGGCTCCCGGCCCGACAAGCCCTACATCTCGGTCAACTGCGGCGCGATCCCCGACAACCTGCTCGAATCCGAACTCTTCGGCCATCGCAAGGGCGCGTTCACGGGGGCCGTCAGCGACCGCAAGGGCAAGTTCGAAAGCGCCCACACCGGCACGATCTTCCTCGACGAGATCGGCGAGCTGCCGCTGCCCGGCCAGGTGAAGCTGCTGCGCGTGCTCGAATCGCACGAGATCCAGCGTGTCGGCTCGGACCAGCCGATCGCCGTCGACACCCGCATCGTCGCCGCGACCAACCGCAACCTGCGCCGCCTGAGCGAGCAGGGCATTTTTCGCGAAGACCTGTTCTACCGCCTCAGCGTCATCCACCTGACGCTGCCACCCCTGCGCGAGCGTCGTGACGAGATCCCGCTGCTGTTCGCGTTCTTCGGCGACGAGGCGGCCGAGTCGCTCAAGCGCCGCCCGATCAAGATGGCGCCGCGTCTGCGCGACTTCCTGCTCCGCTATGCCTACCCCGGCAACATCCGCGAACTGCGCAACCTGATCTACCGGCTGTCCTGCCTCGCCGGCGAGACGGCCGACTTGGAGCATCTGCCGCCCGACATTCGCCCCGTGTCGGCGGCGCCGGCCCCGGTCAGCGAGCCGGGCATCGTCCCGATCGCGAGCTCGCTCAGTGACGCGAAGCGCGTCGCGAGCGACGAGGCCGAAAAGCAGTTCCTTGAGCGCGGCTTGCAGGAAGTGGGCGGAACTGTCGCGGAACTTGCCCGCCGCTGCGACATGAACCGCTCGCACCTGCAGACCCTGCTGAAGAAGCACGGCATCCGTTCCAAGGACTTCCGCAAGGGAAACGCATCGCCCGGCGACCCACAAGGCTGA
- a CDS encoding PP2C family serine/threonine-protein phosphatase has translation MTSANQIRWTSAARCHVGLVREINEDAFLDRPERALWAVADGMGGHEAGDLASAMVVSALDSIDPQAGLPELVTAARDQLKDVNRRLRGEALLRDVNIIGSTVVVLTARARSCSYLWAGDSRLYLLRHGRLTLLTHDHSQAEQFRWRDHSQDAEAAQPGHNLITRAVGGLDTLELDEGTVTVGDGDIFLLCSDGLTNQVSEQDIANVLLRSDCGTAAEMLIKLALKSGGRDNITAVVVRAEDPDCSDMTVLNPGL, from the coding sequence GTGACCAGTGCAAATCAGATTCGCTGGACCTCGGCCGCACGTTGCCATGTCGGACTCGTGCGCGAGATCAACGAGGACGCCTTTCTCGACCGGCCCGAGCGTGCGCTGTGGGCGGTCGCCGACGGCATGGGCGGGCATGAGGCCGGCGATCTCGCGAGCGCGATGGTGGTGTCGGCGCTCGACAGCATCGATCCGCAGGCCGGTCTTCCGGAGCTGGTCACCGCCGCGCGCGACCAGCTGAAGGACGTCAATCGCCGGCTTCGCGGCGAAGCGCTGTTGCGCGACGTCAATATCATCGGCAGCACCGTGGTCGTGCTCACCGCCCGGGCGCGTTCCTGCAGCTACCTGTGGGCCGGCGACAGCCGCCTCTATCTCCTCCGCCACGGCCGCCTCACGCTGCTCACGCACGATCACAGCCAGGCCGAGCAATTCCGCTGGCGCGATCATTCGCAGGACGCGGAAGCGGCGCAGCCGGGTCACAACCTGATCACCCGTGCGGTGGGCGGACTCGATACGCTGGAGCTCGACGAGGGGACGGTGACGGTCGGCGACGGCGACATTTTCCTGCTATGCAGCGACGGGCTGACCAACCAGGTGAGCGAGCAGGACATTGCGAACGTGCTGCTGCGCAGCGACTGCGGCACGGCGGCGGAGATGCTGATCAAGCTCGCGCTGAAAAGCGGCGGACGCGACAACATCACAGCCGTGGTGGTGCGCGCGGAAGACCCCGACTGCTCCGACATGACGGTTTTGAATCCGGGTCTGTGA